One part of the Sorangiineae bacterium MSr11954 genome encodes these proteins:
- a CDS encoding IS66 family transposase, with amino-acid sequence MRIDALEAQVAWLSKQLFGVKRERLPASTLQVLLDATILASSGSEPSPAPAEPEKPNAAQPLAGPDRVTPSPPSGVRKRRTPHGRGQLPEHLPVETVDISPGETPEGARYIGEEVSYRLAFRKSGYTRLRVVRKKFAQDNDDASVAVHIEPVPDEMIPRALPDPAMLAHTIHSKWGDQIPYTRLSKIIARHGVRVPVSTLSAWEKLAEPVARLVVDAAWEHALAQCQVIGIDATGVRVMASPHDRRAHIWVLLADRAQVFFRYSALHTSDMPKSWLEEFGGIVVADASSVYDELFRAPGAPKEAGCMAHCRRKYFFALPTDTRARGFVELADELFTIERDIAHLSPDARLLIRKERSAPLVEIFARARDCLLDDPSVDPRGPFSRALRYSHNHWEALTRFLVNGSIPLSNNDVEREIRHVAIGRKNWMHLGSDDAAEVACTWLSLIASARHAGLDSEEYLRDLFRVLPSWPKRRVVELAPMNWLATRARLLPHELEAPLGKITIPPQLGESP; translated from the coding sequence GTGCGCATCGATGCCCTCGAGGCGCAGGTGGCATGGCTCTCGAAGCAGCTTTTCGGCGTCAAACGCGAGCGCTTGCCGGCAAGCACGTTGCAGGTGCTGCTCGATGCGACGATTCTCGCATCGAGTGGCAGTGAGCCATCGCCGGCCCCGGCCGAGCCCGAAAAGCCCAACGCGGCGCAGCCACTGGCCGGCCCCGATCGCGTGACCCCGTCGCCTCCGAGCGGTGTCCGAAAGCGCCGTACTCCACATGGGCGCGGGCAGCTTCCCGAGCACCTGCCCGTGGAAACCGTGGACATTTCGCCCGGCGAAACTCCTGAGGGAGCCCGCTACATCGGTGAGGAGGTCTCTTACCGATTGGCGTTCCGTAAGTCCGGGTATACACGATTGCGTGTGGTCCGGAAAAAGTTCGCCCAAGACAATGACGATGCCTCGGTCGCCGTGCACATCGAGCCCGTGCCCGACGAGATGATTCCGCGCGCGTTGCCCGATCCTGCGATGCTCGCCCACACGATTCACTCGAAATGGGGCGATCAGATCCCGTACACGCGCCTGTCGAAGATCATCGCCCGGCATGGTGTGCGTGTGCCCGTTTCCACGTTGAGCGCGTGGGAAAAGCTCGCCGAGCCGGTGGCGCGCCTCGTCGTCGATGCGGCTTGGGAACACGCGTTGGCTCAGTGCCAGGTCATCGGCATCGATGCGACGGGGGTGCGCGTGATGGCAAGCCCCCACGATCGAAGAGCTCACATCTGGGTGCTCCTTGCCGATCGGGCGCAGGTCTTTTTTCGCTATTCCGCGCTGCACACGAGCGACATGCCGAAAAGCTGGCTCGAAGAATTTGGCGGTATCGTCGTCGCAGACGCCTCCAGTGTGTACGACGAATTGTTTCGCGCTCCCGGCGCGCCGAAAGAGGCCGGCTGTATGGCACACTGCCGGCGCAAGTATTTCTTTGCTTTGCCCACCGACACGCGGGCGCGCGGTTTCGTCGAGCTTGCCGACGAGCTGTTCACCATCGAGAGGGACATCGCGCACCTTTCGCCCGACGCACGCCTTTTGATTCGAAAAGAGCGCTCTGCACCGCTGGTCGAGATTTTCGCCAGGGCCCGCGATTGCCTGCTCGACGACCCCAGCGTGGATCCACGCGGGCCTTTCTCCCGCGCCCTTCGGTACAGCCACAATCATTGGGAGGCGCTCACGCGATTTTTGGTGAACGGGAGCATTCCACTTTCCAACAATGACGTTGAACGCGAAATTCGACATGTGGCGATCGGACGGAAAAATTGGATGCACCTGGGCTCCGACGACGCCGCGGAAGTGGCCTGCACATGGCTTTCGCTCATCGCATCCGCGCGCCACGCCGGACTCGATTCCGAGGAATACTTGCGCGACCTGTTTCGTGTCCTGCCGAGTTGGCCCAAACGACGCGTCGTCGAACTTGCCCCCATGAACTGGCTCGCCACGCGCGCCCGCCTCCTCCCCCACGAGCTCGAGGCTCCTCTCGGGAAGATCACCATCCCCCCGCAGCTCGGCGAGTCCCCATAG
- a CDS encoding DUF4266 domain-containing protein, with the protein MKTGTRLPGPYVSLGGAHVLLLGACALLLGACATVKPQDRGQLADPIMQFEGDPQADSRVQHAVDNREGSHGGGGVSGGGCGCN; encoded by the coding sequence ATGAAAACAGGAACTCGGCTCCCCGGCCCGTACGTCTCGCTCGGCGGCGCGCACGTCTTGCTCCTCGGCGCCTGCGCCTTGCTCCTCGGCGCCTGCGCGACCGTGAAGCCGCAAGACCGCGGTCAGCTGGCCGATCCCATCATGCAGTTCGAAGGCGATCCGCAGGCTGACTCGCGCGTGCAGCACGCCGTCGACAATCGCGAAGGATCCCACGGGGGCGGCGGCGTTTCCGGTGGAGGCTGCGGGTGCAACTGA
- a CDS encoding NAD(P)H-binding protein has product MTLRLFVLGATGRTGTQIIDLALARGHEVTAFVRSPAKIMRRHAALTVTKGDPLDARALGEALTGHDAVVSALGPVSREAFRPSTLLAECAASTVSAMQRADVARLAIVSAALLFPERKLSFVFFRWFIRHHLRDLEAMETVVRATDFEWTIARPPKLVDSPDETYQSRSGTYADGRFTLSFRATAAFMIDCVERDTHKKEIVGLARPKRGAA; this is encoded by the coding sequence ATGACCTTGCGACTTTTCGTACTCGGCGCCACCGGGCGAACGGGTACTCAGATCATCGATCTTGCGCTGGCGCGCGGGCATGAGGTGACCGCGTTCGTCCGCTCGCCAGCAAAGATCATGCGCCGCCATGCGGCCCTCACCGTCACGAAGGGCGACCCACTCGATGCACGCGCGCTGGGGGAAGCTCTTACGGGGCACGACGCGGTCGTCTCGGCGCTCGGGCCGGTTTCGCGTGAGGCGTTTCGCCCGAGCACCCTGCTGGCCGAGTGCGCGGCAAGCACGGTGTCCGCGATGCAGCGCGCGGACGTGGCGCGGCTCGCCATTGTGTCCGCGGCGCTGTTGTTTCCAGAGCGAAAGCTCTCGTTCGTTTTTTTCCGATGGTTCATCCGACACCACCTGCGGGATCTCGAGGCCATGGAGACCGTCGTTCGTGCTACGGACTTCGAGTGGACGATCGCGCGCCCACCGAAATTGGTCGACTCCCCCGACGAGACGTACCAAAGCCGCAGCGGCACGTACGCCGACGGCCGGTTCACGCTGTCGTTCCGCGCGACGGCGGCGTTCATGATCGATTGCGTCGAACGCGACACGCACAAGAAGGAAATCGTGGGGCTCGCCCGCCCGAAGCGAGGTGCCGCGTGA
- a CDS encoding IS3 family transposase: MAGGIRSPRIHAELRARGLRVGKKRVERLMRESGLRARQKRRFRHTTDSKHAFTIAPNLLARDFEASAPNRSWVGDVTFIATGEGWLYLAVLVDLFSRRVVGWATSAINDRSLVLAALHQALRTRRPAPGLIHHTDRGSPYASEAYRQALAAAGVVVSMSRTADCYDNAVAESFFATLKAEHVDHQRYATRDDATASIGDYIEHFYNTVRRHSYVGYVSPMAFELKSQVAALAA; this comes from the coding sequence TTGGCAGGAGGGATACGCAGTCCACGCATCCACGCCGAACTGCGGGCACGCGGGCTACGCGTTGGAAAAAAACGCGTCGAACGATTGATGCGGGAGTCCGGCCTACGAGCGCGTCAAAAGCGTCGTTTTCGGCATACGACCGATTCAAAGCACGCGTTTACCATCGCTCCGAACCTCCTCGCGCGGGACTTCGAGGCGAGCGCGCCCAATCGGTCGTGGGTGGGAGACGTCACCTTCATCGCGACGGGCGAGGGCTGGCTCTATCTTGCCGTTCTCGTGGACCTCTTCTCACGTCGTGTCGTGGGATGGGCAACGAGCGCCATCAACGACCGCTCCCTCGTCCTCGCCGCGCTCCACCAGGCCCTGCGAACACGTCGACCTGCCCCAGGGCTCATTCATCACACCGACCGCGGAAGCCCGTATGCGAGCGAGGCTTATCGCCAGGCGCTCGCCGCTGCGGGGGTCGTCGTGAGCATGAGTCGCACGGCAGACTGCTACGATAATGCCGTTGCTGAAAGCTTCTTCGCGACGCTGAAGGCTGAACACGTCGACCACCAACGCTACGCCACGCGCGACGACGCGACCGCGTCCATCGGTGACTACATCGAGCACTTCTACAACACCGTACGCCGACATTCGTACGTCGGCTATGTCAGTCCGATGGCGTTCGAATTGAAGTCCCAAGTCGCCGCTCTTGCGGCATAG
- a CDS encoding SH3 domain-containing protein, translated as MTSARAPRSSRRTIFAAMLAAALAVFPGPAFAQRDAQRNASRDARESREDRDEEVEAFARVIVDSADLRSGPGISYRIIGNAKRGETLALDGRPTSGFWLRVLLPDGRAAYVLGDAVQPFAVHEGERGAPSRPGFFAPPPLEGARGGLAIVGGILSGPVGDGSRATFGYMEIRPQIVLHKTISLDGFLGDALTSDGQQLLYGAGATVHFFPSWAVCPFGTLGGGGLSTFPAPDSFVLKKQDSFVGRVGGGLLLALRNRILVRLEVTNLTLFTADTYKSAQTYAGGLGVYF; from the coding sequence ATGACCTCGGCCCGCGCACCCCGTTCGAGCCGGCGCACGATCTTTGCCGCCATGTTGGCCGCGGCGCTGGCCGTCTTTCCAGGCCCCGCCTTTGCGCAACGGGACGCACAACGCAATGCGAGTCGCGACGCGCGCGAGAGCCGCGAAGACCGCGACGAGGAGGTCGAGGCCTTCGCCCGCGTGATCGTCGACTCGGCCGATCTGCGCAGCGGCCCGGGGATCTCGTACCGGATCATCGGCAACGCCAAGCGCGGCGAGACCCTCGCGCTCGACGGCCGACCCACCAGCGGCTTCTGGCTGCGCGTCCTCTTGCCCGACGGGCGTGCGGCGTATGTGCTCGGCGACGCCGTGCAGCCCTTTGCCGTGCACGAAGGCGAGCGCGGGGCGCCCTCGCGGCCCGGCTTCTTTGCCCCGCCGCCGCTGGAGGGTGCGCGCGGCGGCCTCGCGATCGTGGGCGGCATCCTTTCGGGGCCCGTGGGCGATGGCTCGCGCGCGACCTTCGGGTACATGGAGATTCGCCCGCAGATCGTGCTCCATAAAACCATCAGCCTCGACGGGTTTCTGGGCGATGCGCTGACATCGGACGGGCAGCAGCTCCTCTACGGCGCCGGAGCCACCGTGCACTTTTTCCCGAGCTGGGCGGTGTGTCCTTTTGGCACCTTGGGTGGCGGAGGCCTCAGCACCTTTCCCGCGCCCGACTCGTTCGTGCTCAAGAAACAGGACTCGTTCGTGGGACGGGTCGGCGGCGGGTTGCTCCTCGCGCTCCGCAATCGCATCCTCGTTCGGCTCGAGGTGACCAACCTCACTTTGTTCACGGCGGATACTTACAAGAGCGCTCAGACGTATGCGGGCGGACTGGGAGTCTATTTCTAA
- the tnpB gene encoding IS66 family insertion sequence element accessory protein TnpB (TnpB, as the term is used for proteins encoded by IS66 family insertion elements, is considered an accessory protein, since TnpC, encoded by a neighboring gene, is a DDE family transposase.), which translates to MFSANVRIFVSVERVDLRISFDRLAGIVRERFGDDPRGGSLFVFLNKATDRCKVLFYDRTGYALLYKRLDQGVFVAPPRTEGASRMEMSPEAFSRFLEGLAVEGKKKNSSVH; encoded by the coding sequence ATGTTCTCGGCGAATGTCCGCATCTTTGTGAGCGTCGAGCGGGTCGACCTTCGCATCAGTTTCGATCGGCTCGCGGGGATTGTGCGCGAGCGTTTCGGTGACGATCCGCGAGGAGGTTCGCTCTTCGTGTTTCTCAACAAGGCGACCGACAGGTGCAAAGTCTTATTCTACGACCGCACCGGATATGCGCTTCTATACAAGCGCCTTGATCAGGGGGTATTCGTCGCGCCGCCGCGCACCGAGGGCGCCTCGCGTATGGAAATGAGTCCCGAGGCGTTTTCCCGATTTCTCGAAGGACTCGCCGTCGAAGGTAAGAAAAAGAATAGCAGCGTACACTGA
- a CDS encoding sigma-70 family RNA polymerase sigma factor, producing MSPESRRSHSTHKLSAFESCRRELLAFAYRMLGDVARAEDMVQETWLRWQKYDGEPESDKAFLVTIVTRLCLNELDSAKMRREESRADRRPEPVDLEEGGMPLLEQDEQIEQIERISMAFLVVLQRLTPAERAVLLLHDVFEFDHGEIGTLVAKAPPRAASCSSARD from the coding sequence ATGAGCCCCGAGTCCCGCAGGTCGCACAGCACGCACAAGCTGAGCGCGTTCGAGTCTTGCCGGCGCGAGCTCCTCGCGTTCGCCTACCGCATGCTGGGCGACGTTGCCCGCGCCGAGGACATGGTTCAAGAGACTTGGCTGCGCTGGCAAAAATACGACGGAGAGCCGGAATCCGACAAAGCGTTTCTGGTCACCATCGTGACGCGCCTCTGTTTGAACGAGCTCGACTCCGCCAAAATGCGCCGTGAAGAGAGCCGCGCGGATCGGCGCCCCGAGCCGGTCGATCTCGAAGAAGGAGGCATGCCGCTGCTCGAACAAGACGAACAGATCGAGCAGATCGAACGCATCTCCATGGCCTTCTTGGTCGTCCTGCAGCGGCTGACGCCCGCGGAGCGCGCGGTCCTTTTGCTCCACGACGTATTCGAGTTCGATCACGGCGAAATCGGGACGCTCGTCGCAAAAGCCCCGCCGCGTGCCGCAAGCTGCTCGAGCGCGCGCGACTGA